Proteins encoded by one window of Actinocorallia herbida:
- a CDS encoding response regulator — translation MIRVVVADDQELVRAGFAMILDTQPDIEVVAEAADGFAAIGATREHAPEVVLLDIRMPGMDGIEAARVICAETSSKVVILTTFDQDDYLFDALRAGASGFLLKDVRRDDLVHAVRAVASGDSLLAPSVTRTLIAAFASGAAALPPQTSRLDVLTARETEILRLLGTGRSNAEIAAALVVSEHTVKTHVSNVLAKLSLRDRVQAVIAAYETGLIHPGTRPA, via the coding sequence GTGATCCGCGTAGTGGTGGCCGACGACCAGGAACTGGTCCGCGCGGGGTTCGCGATGATCCTCGACACGCAGCCGGACATCGAGGTGGTCGCCGAGGCCGCTGACGGGTTCGCGGCGATCGGGGCGACCCGGGAGCATGCGCCCGAGGTCGTCCTCCTCGACATACGGATGCCCGGCATGGATGGAATCGAGGCCGCGCGGGTCATCTGTGCGGAGACATCCTCGAAGGTGGTGATCCTTACGACCTTCGACCAGGACGACTACCTCTTCGACGCGTTGCGCGCCGGAGCCAGCGGGTTCCTTCTGAAGGACGTGCGCCGTGACGACCTCGTCCACGCCGTACGCGCGGTCGCCTCGGGGGACTCCCTTCTGGCCCCGTCCGTCACCCGTACTCTCATCGCCGCCTTCGCCTCCGGGGCCGCGGCCCTGCCTCCCCAGACGTCACGCCTCGACGTCCTGACGGCCAGGGAGACCGAGATCCTCCGCCTCCTCGGCACCGGCCGGTCCAATGCCGAGATCGCCGCCGCTCTGGTCGTCAGCGAGCACACCGTGAAGACGCACGTCAGCAACGTCCTCGCCAAACTCTCCCTCCGCGACCGCGTCCAAGCCGTCATCGCCGCCTACGAGACCGGCCTCATCCACCCCGGCACCCGCCCGGCCTGA
- the glsA gene encoding glutaminase A — MDLGVHDVAQRASTGALPGRDDVESLVLAAHDRERDLRDGEVADYIPELATADPSLFGVAVVEVDGGTHDAGDSRHRFTIQSISKAFVYALVCAALGHEEVLERVGVNNTGLPFNSVIAVELNEGHPMNPMVNAGALATTALAPGGDPETKWAFIVDGLSAFAGRPLEVDGLVYASESATNQRNKAIARLLESYGRIEGNPLNVVDVYTRQCALLVDAHDLAVMGATLADGGVNPVTGERVVPADVCRDTLAVLAATGLYERSGEWLFEIGLPGKSGVSGGIVTVSPGKAGIGTFSPPLDPAGNSVRGQRATAFLSRSLGLNVFASAAHRSAGRGTERDQA; from the coding sequence TTGGATCTCGGCGTGCACGACGTGGCGCAGCGGGCCTCCACCGGCGCGCTGCCCGGCCGGGACGACGTCGAGTCACTCGTCCTGGCCGCCCATGACCGCGAGCGGGACCTCCGCGACGGCGAGGTCGCCGACTACATCCCGGAGCTGGCGACGGCCGACCCCTCGCTGTTCGGCGTCGCGGTGGTCGAGGTCGACGGCGGCACGCACGACGCGGGCGACTCCCGGCACAGGTTCACGATCCAGTCGATCTCGAAGGCGTTCGTCTACGCCCTGGTCTGCGCGGCCCTCGGGCACGAGGAGGTGCTCGAGCGCGTCGGCGTCAACAACACGGGCCTCCCGTTCAACTCGGTCATCGCGGTCGAGCTGAACGAGGGCCACCCGATGAACCCGATGGTCAACGCGGGCGCGCTGGCGACGACCGCCCTCGCGCCCGGAGGCGATCCCGAGACCAAGTGGGCGTTCATCGTGGACGGCCTGTCCGCGTTCGCGGGCCGCCCCCTGGAGGTCGACGGACTCGTCTACGCCTCCGAATCGGCGACGAACCAGCGGAACAAGGCGATCGCCCGGCTCCTGGAGAGCTACGGCCGGATCGAGGGCAATCCCCTCAACGTCGTCGACGTCTACACCCGGCAGTGCGCCCTCCTGGTCGACGCGCACGACCTCGCCGTCATGGGGGCGACCCTCGCGGACGGCGGCGTCAACCCCGTCACCGGCGAGCGCGTCGTGCCCGCGGACGTGTGCCGGGACACCCTCGCCGTCCTGGCGGCGACCGGCCTGTACGAGCGGTCCGGGGAGTGGCTGTTCGAGATCGGCCTGCCGGGCAAGTCCGGCGTCTCCGGCGGCATCGTCACCGTGTCGCCCGGCAAGGCGGGCATCGGCACCTTCTCGCCGCCGCTCGACCCGGCGGGCAACAGCGTGCGCGGCCAGCGCGCGACCGCCTTCCTGTCCAGAAGCCTCGGACTCAACGTCTTCGCCTCCGCCGCGCACCGGAGCGCGGGCCGCGGGACAGAACGGGACCAAGCATGA
- a CDS encoding RNA-guided endonuclease InsQ/TnpB family protein, whose translation MQLRYAFRLYPTAGQCRSLASAFGCARTVYNDGLRARETARAQGLPFPKAGDLSRALITEAKRTPERAWLCEVSVVVLQQALRDLDAAWRNFFDGLAGKRPRMGVPRYRSRKDSRQSVRFTANARWQITPGRKLRLPKIGDVTVKWSRSLPCVPSSVTVIKDAAGRYFASFVVETSSEPLPETNAVIGIDLGLAHFAVLSDGTKIDSPRFLRRAEKRLRRAQRSLTRKERGSKNRAKARVKVARAHAKVADARRDFHHRLSTGLVRENQAVAVEDLAVKGLARTRLAKSVHDAGWSQFVNMLEYKAALYGRTLIRIGRFEPTSQICSVCGVKDGPKPLNIREWECPRCGSVHDRDINAAINIAQAAGLAVTACGAQVRPGLVPAQRGEAGTRSKLTPAW comes from the coding sequence GTGCAGCTCCGTTATGCCTTCCGCCTCTACCCGACCGCAGGTCAGTGCCGGTCGTTGGCGAGTGCGTTCGGGTGTGCGCGGACGGTCTATAACGACGGGTTGCGCGCACGGGAGACCGCACGTGCGCAAGGGTTGCCGTTCCCCAAGGCCGGGGACTTGTCGAGGGCGTTGATCACGGAGGCGAAGAGGACTCCGGAGCGTGCGTGGCTGTGCGAGGTGTCGGTGGTGGTGTTGCAGCAGGCCTTGCGGGATCTGGATGCGGCCTGGCGGAATTTTTTCGACGGCTTGGCGGGGAAGCGTCCGCGTATGGGAGTGCCTCGGTACCGGTCGCGGAAGGATTCCCGTCAGTCGGTGCGGTTCACCGCGAACGCCCGCTGGCAGATCACGCCCGGCCGGAAACTCCGGCTCCCGAAGATCGGGGACGTGACGGTGAAGTGGTCGCGGAGCCTACCGTGCGTGCCATCGTCGGTGACGGTGATCAAGGACGCGGCAGGCCGGTACTTCGCGTCGTTCGTGGTCGAGACCTCATCCGAGCCGTTGCCGGAGACCAACGCTGTGATCGGGATCGACCTCGGCTTGGCGCATTTCGCGGTCCTGTCGGACGGCACGAAGATCGACAGCCCGCGTTTCCTGCGCCGCGCGGAGAAGAGGCTCCGGCGTGCTCAGAGGAGTCTGACCCGCAAGGAGAGGGGTTCGAAGAACAGGGCGAAGGCGCGGGTGAAGGTCGCCCGGGCGCACGCCAAGGTCGCCGATGCGCGCCGCGATTTTCACCACAGGTTGTCCACTGGGCTGGTCCGCGAGAACCAAGCGGTCGCTGTGGAGGACCTGGCGGTGAAGGGCCTCGCCCGCACCCGCCTGGCGAAGTCCGTGCACGACGCGGGCTGGTCGCAGTTCGTGAACATGCTGGAGTACAAGGCCGCCCTGTACGGCCGGACCCTGATCCGGATCGGCCGGTTCGAGCCGACCTCGCAGATCTGCTCGGTGTGCGGGGTGAAGGATGGCCCCAAACCCCTCAACATCCGGGAATGGGAGTGCCCGCGCTGCGGGAGCGTCCATGACCGGGACATCAACGCGGCGATCAACATCGCCCAGGCCGCCGGGCTGGCGGTGACAGCCTGTGGAGCGCAGGTAAGACCGGGACTCGTCCCGGCGCAGCGCGGAGAAGCAGGAACCCGCTCCAAACTGACACCCGCGTGGTGA
- a CDS encoding VOC family protein: MGCRLSELILDCRDPELLAGFWCAVLGYTVLDREEGGVEIGPPEGFGGIAPTIIFSPTREPKRGRLRLHWDVSPTDRDQDAELERLLELGATRADVGQTGEESWFVLADPEGNEFCLLRTRIRPARP, encoded by the coding sequence ATGGGATGCCGTCTGAGCGAACTCATCCTCGATTGCCGGGACCCCGAACTGCTCGCCGGGTTCTGGTGCGCGGTGCTGGGCTACACCGTGCTGGACCGGGAGGAGGGCGGCGTGGAGATCGGCCCACCGGAAGGGTTCGGCGGTATCGCGCCGACGATCATCTTCTCGCCGACCCGGGAGCCCAAGCGCGGGCGGCTGCGGCTGCACTGGGACGTCAGCCCGACCGACCGCGACCAGGACGCCGAGCTGGAACGCCTCCTGGAGCTGGGGGCGACGCGCGCGGACGTCGGGCAGACCGGCGAAGAGTCCTGGTTCGTCCTCGCCGATCCGGAAGGCAACGAGTTCTGCCTGCTCCGCACGCGGATCAGGCCGGCACGTCCCTAG
- a CDS encoding sensor histidine kinase, whose translation MFASTLFDRARRLAGSPWADAALALVLAAAQVAPLLTKTSESGAPWHWWGYAAAIGASLPIAARKRAPVLVLLVSIAFSASYDLIEPLAPQPLWYGVLVALYGIAALCPTKVRLTVFAVVCGVGMLTVGSADTAARGIVMYVAAYALGRAAAGNRAQAEALEERAVRLERDRLVDAERAAERERARIARDMHDVLAHSISLMVVQAEAGAAVVEASPGRAEGAFEAIAGTGRDALDQLRRMLSVLKDTAESRAPQPTVGDVPALADRVRGAGLEAVCAVEGEPRALPADCGVAAYRIVQEALTNAVKHAGAARAEVLLLWHDDALELRVRDDGRGVPSALPSGGHGLIGVRERAAACGGTATAGPRADGLPGFEVSARLPLAARDERTAAR comes from the coding sequence GTGTTCGCTTCCACGCTCTTCGACCGGGCGCGTCGCCTGGCGGGGTCGCCGTGGGCGGACGCGGCGCTCGCCCTCGTGCTGGCCGCCGCGCAGGTCGCGCCGCTGCTGACCAAGACCAGCGAGTCGGGGGCGCCCTGGCACTGGTGGGGGTACGCGGCTGCGATAGGCGCGTCGCTGCCTATCGCAGCACGAAAGCGGGCTCCTGTGCTGGTGCTCCTGGTTTCCATCGCCTTCTCCGCGTCGTACGACCTCATCGAGCCGCTCGCGCCCCAGCCGCTCTGGTACGGCGTCCTGGTCGCGCTGTACGGGATCGCCGCCCTGTGCCCGACGAAGGTGCGGCTGACGGTCTTCGCCGTCGTCTGCGGGGTGGGGATGCTCACCGTGGGCTCGGCGGACACGGCGGCCCGGGGCATCGTCATGTACGTCGCGGCGTACGCGCTCGGGAGGGCCGCGGCGGGAAACCGCGCGCAGGCCGAGGCACTGGAGGAACGTGCCGTCAGGCTCGAACGGGACCGTCTGGTGGACGCCGAGCGCGCGGCCGAGCGCGAACGCGCGCGGATAGCCCGGGACATGCACGACGTGCTCGCCCACTCGATCAGCCTCATGGTCGTCCAGGCCGAGGCGGGCGCGGCCGTGGTGGAGGCGTCGCCGGGGCGCGCGGAAGGAGCCTTCGAGGCCATCGCGGGCACCGGCCGCGACGCGCTGGACCAGCTCCGCCGGATGCTGTCGGTCCTCAAGGACACCGCGGAGAGCCGCGCGCCGCAGCCGACCGTCGGGGACGTGCCCGCGCTCGCCGACCGGGTCCGCGGCGCCGGACTGGAGGCCGTCTGCGCGGTCGAGGGCGAGCCGCGCGCCCTGCCCGCCGACTGCGGTGTCGCGGCCTACCGGATCGTTCAGGAAGCGCTGACGAACGCGGTCAAGCACGCCGGGGCGGCCCGCGCCGAGGTACTGCTGCTTTGGCACGACGACGCGCTGGAACTGCGCGTCAGGGACGACGGCAGGGGTGTGCCGAGCGCGCTCCCTTCGGGCGGGCACGGGCTGATCGGCGTCCGGGAGCGGGCCGCGGCCTGCGGCGGCACCGCGACCGCCGGGCCGCGCGCCGACGGCCTTCCGGGATTCGAGGTGAGCGCGCGGCTGCCCCTCGCCGCGCGGGACGAGAGGACGGCGGCACGGTGA
- a CDS encoding MFS transporter, with the protein MSTATNAPAAAHRTSWAPMIGLFLAQVLMSFNVAALPVSIGGMVEEFGVPPTAVSTAIVVYGLAVAALVMVGAKLGQRFGWVRIYRTVVALFAVAEIIMVLAPSIGWVIAAQALAGASAAMIVPSLVALIAENYRGAQQETAIGSLGSARAISGVTAFFLGGALGTLVGWRPVFAILIAVAAIVLVLSLRLRSDAGDPGIEIDVVAAILIGLGVVCLTLGFNNIEGWGGLRAEPDAPFSFGPVSPAPILIVIGIVLGQAFFLWTRRRTAQGKVPLVDLSVLGSPQERAAVYAMFVIVAMEAAVNFTIPLYTQIVQGRTPFDTALAMMPFNITVFVTATLIVRLYRRYPPRTIGMWAFGLTTAALLWLSFVVTNNWETLPTILGLILFGLGQGALVTLVFNVLVSAAPKELAGDVGSIRGTTQNLASALGTAVAGAVLVAVLGTNVALAVAAHPKLPDTLVSQVDLDRVNFVRNDRLREVLSATDATPAQVTAAVRVNTDARLNTLRLGLLALAGVSALAILPASRLPRYKPEEIPDRSES; encoded by the coding sequence ATGAGCACCGCGACGAACGCGCCGGCCGCCGCGCACCGCACCTCATGGGCGCCGATGATCGGGCTGTTCCTCGCCCAGGTCCTGATGTCGTTCAACGTCGCCGCGCTGCCCGTCTCCATCGGCGGCATGGTCGAGGAGTTCGGCGTGCCGCCGACCGCGGTGAGCACCGCGATCGTCGTCTACGGGCTCGCGGTCGCCGCGCTGGTGATGGTCGGCGCCAAACTCGGCCAGCGCTTCGGCTGGGTGCGGATCTACCGGACCGTCGTGGCCCTCTTCGCGGTCGCCGAGATCATCATGGTGCTCGCGCCGTCCATCGGCTGGGTCATCGCCGCGCAGGCGCTGGCCGGGGCGTCCGCGGCGATGATCGTGCCGTCGCTGGTCGCGCTCATCGCGGAGAACTACCGCGGCGCGCAGCAGGAGACGGCGATCGGGTCGCTCGGGTCCGCCCGCGCGATCTCGGGCGTCACCGCGTTCTTCCTCGGCGGCGCGCTCGGCACGCTCGTCGGCTGGCGGCCCGTGTTCGCGATCCTGATCGCCGTCGCCGCCATCGTGCTCGTGCTGAGCCTGAGACTGCGCTCCGACGCGGGCGACCCCGGGATCGAGATCGACGTGGTCGCCGCGATCCTCATCGGCCTGGGCGTCGTGTGCCTGACCCTCGGCTTCAACAACATCGAGGGCTGGGGCGGCCTGCGCGCCGAACCGGACGCGCCGTTCTCCTTCGGGCCGGTGTCCCCCGCACCGATCCTCATCGTGATCGGGATCGTGCTCGGGCAGGCGTTCTTCCTGTGGACCCGGCGCCGCACGGCCCAGGGCAAGGTGCCGCTCGTCGACCTGTCCGTCCTCGGCTCCCCGCAGGAGCGCGCCGCCGTCTACGCGATGTTCGTCATCGTCGCGATGGAGGCCGCGGTCAACTTCACGATCCCGCTCTACACCCAGATCGTGCAGGGCCGGACCCCGTTCGACACCGCCCTCGCGATGATGCCGTTCAACATCACCGTGTTCGTGACCGCGACGCTCATCGTGCGGCTGTACCGCAGGTACCCGCCGCGCACGATCGGCATGTGGGCCTTCGGCCTGACGACCGCCGCGCTCCTCTGGCTGTCGTTCGTCGTCACCAACAACTGGGAGACCCTCCCGACGATCCTCGGCCTCATCCTCTTCGGCCTCGGCCAGGGCGCCCTGGTCACGCTGGTCTTCAACGTCCTGGTCAGCGCCGCCCCGAAGGAGCTCGCGGGCGACGTCGGCTCGATCCGCGGCACGACCCAGAACCTCGCCTCCGCCCTCGGCACGGCCGTCGCGGGCGCGGTCCTCGTCGCGGTCCTGGGCACGAACGTCGCCCTGGCCGTCGCCGCGCACCCGAAGCTGCCCGACACGCTCGTCTCCCAGGTCGACCTCGACCGGGTGAACTTCGTCCGCAACGACCGGTTGCGCGAGGTCCTCTCCGCCACCGACGCCACCCCGGCACAGGTCACCGCCGCGGTGCGCGTCAACACCGACGCCCGCCTGAACACCCTCCGCCTCGGCCTCCTCGCGCTCGCCGGCGTCAGCGCCCTCGCCATCCTCCCCGCAAGCCGCCTCCCCAGGTACAAACCCGAGGAGATCCCCGACCGTTCCGAGTCCTAG
- a CDS encoding DUF5701 family protein, whose product MTAPVPFDAEAEFDRQMAVLVEHGYPEGAGLDPEGFTALLEPLRGSVRTATAPDPEGGTVPFVLVVTREVVPIEWAMPRTSLPRKRGPGKPGFVDRSFEPGSIERFVPIDGVELPDARAYLLLDVERGEEFCNAVPEDAMAVIVDRGRTLLTLEEGIALITQFPGVLVKNKCFSLGASRCGDRRVPALWISGNAPKLGWCWAGNPHTWLGMASASGRAAR is encoded by the coding sequence ATGACCGCACCCGTGCCCTTCGACGCGGAAGCCGAGTTCGACAGGCAGATGGCCGTCCTCGTCGAGCACGGATATCCCGAGGGGGCGGGGCTCGATCCCGAGGGGTTCACTGCGCTGCTCGAGCCCCTGCGCGGCTCGGTCCGGACGGCGACGGCACCCGATCCCGAGGGCGGCACGGTGCCCTTTGTTCTGGTCGTCACGCGGGAAGTCGTCCCGATCGAGTGGGCGATGCCCAGAACGTCCCTGCCGCGGAAGCGGGGTCCCGGCAAGCCGGGATTCGTCGACAGGTCCTTCGAGCCCGGCTCGATCGAGCGGTTCGTTCCGATCGACGGGGTCGAGTTGCCCGATGCTCGCGCCTACCTTCTGCTCGATGTGGAGCGGGGCGAGGAGTTCTGTAACGCGGTCCCCGAGGACGCCATGGCCGTCATCGTTGACAGGGGTCGCACCCTCCTCACCCTCGAGGAGGGGATCGCGCTGATCACGCAGTTCCCCGGCGTCCTCGTGAAGAACAAGTGTTTCTCTCTGGGGGCCTCGCGCTGCGGGGACCGGCGTGTGCCCGCCCTGTGGATCAGCGGGAACGCGCCGAAGCTCGGCTGGTGCTGGGCGGGCAACCCGCACACCTGGCTCGGTATGGCCTCGGCGTCGGGCCGCGCCGCGCGCTAG